ATCCTCGTCATTACCAGTATAATATTCTTCTCTCAATAAATAGGGCGCAGCCTTCGCCAATGCTCTTAATTCAAGCAGataaatgaaatacaaatttttcagccaAGTTGGTCCTTCGCCTCCAGTTGTTTCCGGAGAGAATCTCCTCTGTAGTTCCGACAAATTTGGACCCCATTGAGCACCAGCTGACACAGTTTCCAAACTATCCTTTTCTGACAATAAATACTTGGAGCACAGGTGAATGTTGATGCTCGAGTGTAACCCTGATACAACTCTATAGAAGACTCTCTTCTCTAAGCACATTCCtgtaatatgtaatattttgGTGTTACTCATATAATTTGTGTATAAACTCAAATAGAATACAAGGTCATCCCATtccgtgaaaaataatcaatgaaTTATGTCCATCAGAGTCAATATCTTAAAATCTTATCCAAAGGATGATGTGGAGATAAGATATGTAAAAATGTCTTGGTTTCTCAATGAAATTTACCGTTCATTTTTGATTGTACAAAGTTGCGAGTAGACTTCTCTGGCCTAGAAATAATTAATGGCTGTTATAATATACATCCAAAAACGTAAGgataaaagtttcaaaaactcagaaatttcaaaaataattacctGAAGCAATTTTCCATATAGATACTTCTCCATATTCTATGAGCACTTGGGCCCCTATAGCCTGTATACCTTTCAGGATTTAGCAACAAATCAACATATTCACCAGGACTTGTTTCACTCACACAGAAATTATCGACAGCGTCGTCATGCTTTTGCCACATTTCAAATTcctcataattttttacactagaacGAAATAACGTAATTAACCGTACATCTATTATTTGAGCTAAACTTGTTATCAAACTGTGAGTTAGTGCggtatttttaacattttgcAAGAATTGGTTCATCATAACTACCCCTTTACCTAATCGTCGTGTTTAAATATCCAAGCTCTTTGTTATAGTCTTGAGAACTTCTTTCGCAGTCTTCTAGCGGTCTAGGAGCACTGTACTTATCGGCTGGATTTTCGTTGTAATGATTATGCCTAGATACATCTCCTTTCAGTCCAGCTGGTATATCttcctgtaaaaaaattctcaattacattgaaatatttatgcgTAACAGATAAATacataattgattgaataatttactaCACTTACATCTTGGCATGGTTCTACATGACAGTAGCGTATCGCACATCTGCTGTCATCTGACCAGAAAGGACATTCTTGTTTCAAGTTGACTTTGTAAAATCTGAAGTAATCCTTAACCAATAGACTCCTTAACCTcggatatattttcatattattgaAGTGATCGACTGTATCCACGCTGCAGCTACAGTCATCTATGGATCCTTTGAGCTACCAAGGCAATGGTAACAAGATAAAATAATGCTGAcactgttttcaaattttctcatcatACTGTACAAAAGCAGACGTTACAAACATACGGACTATAGGCAGGCAAGTGAAGAAATGTTTGTACGGACTTCAAAATTACGAcgataattgtaattttgttcctCTAATGCTCTATAATGCTCGTCAAAGGATGACAATgatcataataataacaacaataacggGAACTATTGaagacaataataataagaaattgaaacgtcGAATCGATCGCTCGTTGGTAGCGTGAAAAGCTGCGTAAACATTactgttgttattttttgattgCGTAATCGAGATAGTACTCTGGAAATTCATTCAGTTGACATCTGTTGTTTTGGGGTTATGTTAACGAGGTCACATATTTGT
The Neodiprion fabricii isolate iyNeoFabr1 chromosome 5, iyNeoFabr1.1, whole genome shotgun sequence genome window above contains:
- the LOC124183813 gene encoding ero1-like protein, with the protein product MWLSNSVIVILFLFPTFGVDANYFGTSNDNDDQCFCKLKGSIDDCSCSVDTVDHFNNMKIYPRLRSLLVKDYFRFYKVNLKQECPFWSDDSRCAIRYCHVEPCQDEDIPAGLKGDVSRHNHYNENPADKYSAPRPLEDCERSSQDYNKELGYLNTTISVKNYEEFEMWQKHDDAVDNFCVSETSPGEYVDLLLNPERYTGYRGPSAHRIWRSIYMENCFRPEKSTRNFVQSKMNGMCLEKRVFYRVVSGLHSSINIHLCSKYLLSEKDSLETVSAGAQWGPNLSELQRRFSPETTGGEGPTWLKNLYFIYLLELRALAKAAPYLLREEYYTGNDEDDRDTRLAVHDFLNVVRSFPDHFNESVMFNGGAQDKALKEEFRQHFRNISRIMDCVGCDKCKLWGKLQIHGLGTALKILFSGKFDRWEPTLDDITKQQFYLERSEIVALINAFGRLSDSVFELEMFRQMMR